The following nucleotide sequence is from Pseudobutyrivibrio ruminis HUN009.
CTGGAATTGGCGTAAAGGAAGAAGATTTGGATAAACTGTTTACAGCTTATGAAAGACTTGATGAAAAGCGAAACAGTGGAATTCAAGGCACAGGACTTGGATTGGATATTTCACGTAGATTCAGCGAATTAATGGGAGGAAATCTTTGGTGCGAAAGCGTTTATGGCGAGGGCTCTGAATTCATTTTTACCTTCCGACAAAAGGTAATTGATAATACTCCTATAGGTGAATTTAAGGAGCGAGAGGAAACTACTCCTCCAGGTTTTTATGCACCTCAGTTTATTGCACCAGAAGGCGAATTATTAGTTGTTGATGATAGTCCAATGAACTTAAATGTATTCAAGGGACTGCTTCGACCAACACAAATAAAAATCACAACTGCTTCGAGTGGATTGGAGTGTTTGGAACTGTTGGAGAAAAAGCAGTTTGATATTGTTCTTTTGGATCATATGATGCCAGAAATGGATGGTATTGAAACAAATGCCATTATCAAGGAAAAATATCCAGATTTACCGGTGTACGCATTGACTGCAAACAATATGTCGGATGCAGATGAGTTTTATAAGTCTCATGGTTTTCTTGGATATTTATCTAAACCTATTGATTCCTTTGCGATGGAAGCTACATTGATGAAGCATCTTGGAGATAAAATAATTCAAAAGCCAGCAGAGGAATTAGAAAAGAACGAGCCTACCGATTTACCTGATGATATGCTTTGGATTAGACAGGTGGATGGTTTGGATGTTGATGAGGGTATAAAAAATTCTGGCGGTGTAACGGTATATGTTATTTCAATCAAAGATTACTATGACACAATTGATTTAAATGCTGATGCTATCGAGGAAGCATATAATGCCGGAGATATCAAGCTGTACACAGTAAAGGTACATGCTCTTAAGACTTCAGCAAGAATTGTTGGAGCTATGGAGTTATCTGCATTGGCTGAACAGCTGGAGGATGCAGGAAAGAAAAATGATTTAGACTTCATTAATGAAAACACTGAAAAGCTGTTGGCTGATTACAGAAGGTACAAAACTTTGCTTTCCAAATTAGAAGCCAGCCAGGAATCCCAAGGTGAAGAGGATAAAACTCCAATTAATCCTGAGGAGCTGAAGGAAGCCTACGAAGCTTTAAAAGAATTGGTCCAGCAGATGGATTATGATGGGGCTGAAATGGTGCTTTCTGAAGTGCAGCAGTATAAACTTCCTGATAAGGATGACAAGAAGATTAAAGAACTAAGAAAAGCCCTAAAGAGATTTGACTGGGATGATATGGAAAACCTGCTATAAGGAACAAACAACAGCGACTGCCCTCCAAAAGTGTGTAATAAACATACTTTTGGAGGGCAGTCATAATGTAATAAATGAGCTAACAAGCTATATATCTTATTCCATTCTTATCTTTACATTCTTTCCAGAGAAAGCAATTCCGAATTTAATGATATTCTTTACACCTATATCATGGAGTTCGGTGTCGTAATCCTTTTCATTTATTTGATTAAGAGCTTCTGAGGTTAAAGCAGTGAGTTCCTTATCGTTCAGATTCTTATCCCATTTTAATTCCATGATTATCCCTGGATATTTATTTTCTCTTGGGAACATGCTGATATCATATCGACCTTCGCCAGATTCTCTATTAGACCTGATACGGTACTGGTTATCCATTAAAGCAATAAGTCCTAGAACAAGGCCATGATAAAAACCTTCTGCACCGGCATCGTAGAAGCTGATACTGTTTTTTAAGTATTCCTCTATTCCTTCTTGTAACTTTTTTGTATCTTGGGCAAATAGGCTCTCCGCAATTTTATTTGCAGTAGCTCTTCTCATTGCGCCAATTTGCATAAGGTGAGAGAGTATCTCACTTTTATATACCGCTGCTATTTCACGGTTGGGAATAGAAACCTGACACAGCCATGCGCCATCATCTTGAAGCTCTTTTTGGGGTATTTTCAGGTAACCAGCGACCAAAAGTAGACTATAAATATTTGCAGGATCATCGGCCAATGATCTGTATACTACGTTCTGATCGATTCTGGCTATAACACTTTCTCCTTGAAGAAGAGAATATAGTTTCTCAGTGATATCGTTTGTTGCTACTTTCAGTACATCTTCAAGGACTTCATTTTTCCCAGTGTTTACCCAATATGCCTGAGGCAAGCAACCTTTGGAGAGATAATTAATCACTGACCATGGGTTATAAATTTCCTTATTTCCAAAGATATACCCATCGTACCAGCTTTGAATCTCGTCTTTCTTGTCGGATGCTCCATAATAAGCGAGCATTTGGCTTACCTCGGATTCGGTAAAGCCAAAGAATTCATCGTACTCATTGTCCATGACGGAATTAACCGTAAGGTTATTCAAACCGCTGAAAATGCTCTCCTGAGCTATTCTTAATATACCAGTCAAAAAGCCATAGGATAGATTACTGTTGTCTTTGAATGCACCGGAGAAGAAGTTCCTCATGAATCCGATAATTTCATCATAAAATTCTTTCGAATATCCCTCCTGAATTGGAGTATCGTACTCGTCAATAATGATAATAGGGGCTTTTCCGTAATGAGCTGCAAGCATTTTAGAAAGCTTTTGAAGCGAGTCTGCAAGTTCTACTTCATCAGCCTTTCCACTTAATACTTTCTTAAAATAGTCTTTCTCATAGCTTTCTAGTTTATCGCTGTTTATTAGCTCTGAATGGCGACCAAATTCTTCCTGTAGCAATCCTGAAATCTTTGTAAAAGTTGCTTCCCAGGAATCGTATTTAACATCCTTAAATGTCAGAAAAATCACAGGATATTTTCCCTGATGTTTTCTGTACTCATTTCCACACTGCCAAATAGCTTTATCTGTAAAATATCTACGTGTATCATCATCTGATATTTCAAAGAAAACACGAAGCATATCCATATTTAGAGTCTTTCCGAAACGTCTTGGTCTTGTAAACAAAGATACAAAAGATTTGCGGTCTAGAAACTCCTTAATTAGAAGGGTCTTGTCCACATAATAATATTCTGACTGCGCACGAATATAATCTGATATTCCAACGGGAAGGGGCTTTTTCTCTGTATCTGTTCCTGACTTGATATATTCACCTGTAACTATGCGTTTGTCCGCAGGTCGCTTAGCTTCATCGGGGATTTGCCATTGTTTCCCAACTTTAACAGCACCAGGAATCGAACCCTCTTTGCAGAATGCCGCAACTCTTCGTTCTGATATTCCCCATAGCTCAGACATTTCTTTGCAGGATTTCATATGAACCTTCCTCCTTTACATCTTTCATTACTTACAGTATAAACATCATTCGGAAGGATGTCAATTCAAATTGGCATCCTTCCGAATGTTCTTCCGAAATGTATCATGCAAAGGAATTCCGGCAGCTTTGCGAAGGTAATAAGGTAGAGTTGTTTGTTACTGTTTGGCTTGCTGTTATAGATTTGACGACCTTACTATGCTTGGATTTGAGTTTGTAAAAAATGCATAGTGTCTATTAATAGAAAAGGGACTGAGCAGTTATCATTTGTGCAAAGGCCCAAATAGGTTTATAATTTCTGTTGGGTATAAATTTAAAGGGGGATAATTGAATAATGAAACAACTCAAACCTATTACTAACAAACTCTTATGGATTTTCGCATTAGGGCAGTTTGGATGGAGTCTTCTGTCTGGTGTTGTATCTAACTGGATGGTTTACTACTACACAGGTACACCAAGTGCACAGAATCCTAACACAGGTCTTTTTGCATCTGGAATCACTCAAAATCCAATTCTTTTCAAATTAACATTGTTTGGTCTTGTGCTTGCCTGCGGTCGAATTTTCGATGCAATCACAGATCCACTTATTGCTGGATGGTCAGATGGTGCTGACTACAAGGGAGGCAGACGTATTCCATTTATGAGAGCAATGGCAGTCCCATTTGCTCTATGTACTATTGGTCTTTTTGTGCTTCCACAAACAAGCAACGTAGTTGTAAATGACATAGTGCTTTTTGTCCTTTTGATGGTGTTCTATCTTTTCATGACAATGTTCTGTACACCTTACAACGCTCTTATTGCAGAGCTAGGTGACACACAGCAGCATCGTATAAACGTATCAACATACATTTCATTTACATTTATTGTAGGTCAGTCTATTTCATTTTTGCTTCCAAACGTAGCAGGTGCCTTGGAAGGAAGCTTTGGACAGGCTGGCTCAATCAGAATGTCGGTTGCAATTATGGCAGCTATAGCTTGTATTGCAATGCTCATTCCAGCATTTTACATTAACGAGCGTGATTACATCGAAAGCAAACCAAGTGAGACAAAGCCATTTTCATCACTTGTAAAGACATTTTCGAATGTTCAGTTTAGACACTTTGTATATAGTGATGTTATTTATTTCTTTGCTCTTACATTGTTCCAGACAGGTCTTGCATTCTACGAGACACAGCTTATGGAAATTGAAGATACATGGACATTTGTCCTTACTGCAACAATGACATTCATCAGCGTTTGCCTCTATCCAGCAGTAAACATCTTAGCTAAGAAAATTGGTAAGAAGCAGCTTATTATTGTGGGATTTTTTGCATACGCATGTGTATTCCTTGTAACAACATTCTGTGGCAAGGGATTACAGTGGGGCTTCATTATTGCTGTTGCAGCATCTATCCCAATGGCAATCCTTGGAATTCTTCCACAGGCTTGTGTTGCTGATGTAGCAGAGCTTACACGTCTTGAAACTGGTGAAGACAGAAGTGGTATGTTCTTTGCAGCCCGTACTTTTGCATTCAAAATGGGGCAGGCAATTGCGATGGTAGTATTTACTTCTGTTACAGTTGCACAGACAAAGGCTAGCTATCGTATGACAGCGGGAATTGCATTTGTTACTTGCTTCATTGGTGCTTGCATCTTCTTCACATTCAATGAAAAACAAATCCTTGCGCGTATCAAAGAACTGAAGGGCAGCGAGGAAATCTAGAATAATGAAATGATTGTGAAAAACAATTTTTTCCCAGGGAAATATGCCATAATATATTAAAGAAAAACAAGATTTAATATATTTATGGGGATGGGGAGTATGAGTAATTTAGCTTTACGCATGATAACAGGATGTGTTATCGCATTTACGTTGGCGGTGTGTTTAATACCGCTAGAAATCTTTGCAAAGTAAATAGTATTATGTAGAATAAATATGAGGGAAGTTTTGCTCCCTCATATTTATTTTTGCAGTAATATCAGATTGGAGAGAATGAAATGAGATATCCTGAGTTTCTAAAAAAGAATGGCACAATCGGACTTGTTGCACCATCCTTTGGATGTACATTTGAACCATATAAAAGCTGTATGGATGCAGCCATAGATAGATTTAAAGGAATGGGCTATTCCATAGTAGAAGGCCCAAATTGTAGAAAGGATGACGGAATCGGAATCAGCTCTACACCTTCAAATTGTGGCAAAGAATTGACGGAGTTTTATTGCTCAGCTGACAACGATATGCTTATTAGCTGTGGCGGTGGAGAGTTGATGTGTGAGACTTTGGATTATGTTGATTTCGATGCAGTTAAAAATGCTGCTCCAAAGTGGTACATGGGATATTCAGACAATACTAATTTCACTTTCCTACTTAATACTATTTGCGACGTGGCTTCTATCTATGGGCCAAGCATAGGTGCTTTTGGAGCAGAGTATCTTCATCAGGCTTTGCTTGATTCAATCAAAGCATTCACTGGCGAACTTGATAAAGTGTCTGGATACGACATGTTTGAACTTGATTCTTTGAAGGACGAGGAACATCCACTTGTTTCATATAATCTTACAGAGAAAAAGGAGTTAAAGCTTTTCAGTGGTGAGGCAGCAGTGAATCGTTTGCCACAGTTTGCAGGCAGGATTACAGGGGGATGCCTTGATTGTCTTGCAAATCTTGTTGGCACAAAATACGACAAGGTGGCCGAGTTTAACAAGCGCAACAGCGATGCTGGCGTGATTTGGTTTTTAGAGGCCTGCGATTTGAATGTTATGTCTATTCGCAGAGCACTGTGGAATCTTGATAGAGCAGGATGGTTTGAGAATGCCAAGGGCTTTATAATTGGTCGTCCACTTGCTGCATGGAAAGAGGAGATGATGGGGCTTGATCAGTACAATGCTGTTACAGGAATCCTTGGCAAATACAATGTGCCTATAGTTATGGATGCAGATGTGGGACATATTGCTCCAGCAATGCCAATCATATCAGGTGCTATGGCTACAGTTGGCACAGACCTGGGAAATATAACAATCGAATATAATTTAAAATAGTTCTTAAAAAGAATAATGCTGACCAGGATTCTGGCCAGCATTATTTTTATCTTGCGCGAATATCTAATATTTCACCAATATACATGGTATGGAAGTCATCGAGATGACGTTCGGTATAGTTGGTATTTAGGATGTTTTCATCCAGTATTGTGTTTTCGGTCATTGGCACAGCAGCAATCTTTCGACACAGAATAATAAAGTTTGCATCATCAATGTAAGGAACATTCATTGCGTGTTCAACATCTACGTGGCATAGGCGAAGCTTATCCTCATTACGGCCGCTAAGCTGATCAAGTACCTTCATTAGTTGTACGTTGTTTTTGTCGTTCATATCGAAGAAACATGCTGAAAAATACTCAGATTTATCAAGTAATTCTTTTGTGTACCTTGTGTTGCGAAGAAATGCGTAGACTACATGTTTTCCCCAGATATGACCTACGCCTCCGTTGTGTGACGAGGTGGCATTGGCTTTTCCGTCTGCCTCTGCAACGATTGCAATACCATCGTCGGCAAGCTTTTGAATTGGATTCCATTCCAACATATTAATTGGATAAGGTTGAAAAGTATGCATATGATTCTCCTTCTCTATAATATTTGATGGCTATTTAAGGTTATTACTTTGAAGAAACTTTAAAAACTCATGCTCAGGTAATGGCTTTGTGAAATAGTATCCCTGAATGTAATCAACCCCCAGAGTTTTCATAGTTTCCAGTTCTTCTTCGGTCTCAATTCCCTCGGCAATTATCTTAATATCCATTGAATGAGCCATATCTATAACTGTTTTTACAATAGCCCGAGCCTTTGTATTCTTAAAATATTCATCAGTCAGATGCTTATCTAATTTTACAATGCTTACAGGCATATCAATTATGTAATTCAGATTTGATGAGCCAGAACCAAAATCGTCTAATGAGAAAGAGATTCCCTTTTCCTCCAGCTTTTTCATGTTGTTAAGAATGTTTTCCTTGCTGATTAAGGAACTGGTTTCTGTAATTTCCATATTAATAAGTAGTGGTGAAATTGCATAATGCTCTAATAGCTCTGTAAATCTGGATACAAATACAGGACTTTCACCCTGCTTTACTGAAAGGTTAAGCTCGATTTTTTCGATGCCTAGTTTTTCTATCCTGTATGATTTCATAAAGGATAGAACCTTTTTATATATGCTGTCCGATAGAGGGATGATTCTTCCGGTTTCTTCCATGACTGGTATGAAATCATTTGGATAAACCAAAGTGCCATCCTTGAGCTTGATTCGCACAAGTGCTTCTGCACCTGTGAATAATCCAGTCGAAACATTGTAGATTGGTTGATAATGCATTTCGATTCGGTCTTCTTCCATTGCAGATATAACCATTTTTTCAACTAACTTGTGATTTCTTAGTTCTGTCATGGTCTCTGTATTAACAACAATTTCACTTTTGTTAAGCAAATCATGACTGCTTGGAATGAAGTTAGTGAGAAGCATTTGAAGCTCGTCTGCATCCTCTGCTACGTTACAATTAGGAATTATAGTATAGAAAGGATGTAGGAGAGTAATTGCATCAGCAACATCTGGATTGTCTTCTATAGATTGAAAATACGTGGCAATTTTAAACTTTGTGCTTTCCATAAAATCGGTATTATCAAATACTAAAAGAAAGTAGCCTTCAGCAGTATCAAATACTTTTGCTGTATCAATGCTAAATAGAAACTCGGAAAGCTTTTCTATTGTCTGTCTAAGTAGTTTGTTTTCATTAACAGCATCTCCAACTGTTTTGAAGGAAATCATCATCAATGAAAAACTTTTTTTGTTCTGATATAGAAAATCAAAATAGTCATGTATAACAGCGGAACTGAAGTGACCGGTTTTTCTGGAAATAGCTCCCTGCGGATTTTCCAACTCAAAATACATTATTAAAGCACCAATACATGCAGCGAAACTAACAATCAGATATTGAGGTCTTATAAACTGAATGATTGCAGCCAGGCTCCATATCACCATCCATATAAGAAGGGCATGAATCTTTTGGCGCTTGATGTGATGTCGTAAAAGAAAAGCGGAAAGTGCAACGCTTAATATGTAGAGGGTCGCCAAAATATATGTCAGTATGGCGGCAGGGCCATAAGAATATAGTTTGATACCGTCATAGTAGAAATAGAGTGGCAGGTATAGAGTCGATAAAACTCCTGCAACAAAGCAAAACTTGATGATTCTATCCAAAATAATTTCTGCCTGGCTTCCTTTTGTTTCTACTATGTCTGAAACGGTATATTTAAAGGCGAAGAAGGAAACGACTTGCAGTGATTGAAGATAGAATTTCCCTACTAGTGTAATAATCATTGGATTGTATCTATATCCATAAACGATGAAATAACAAGAAGCTATATCCAGGATGACACAGGCCAAGATAGCATATAAGGTTTCGATAAAACGGCGTTCTGAAACAAGCCCCATAGTTGGTTGACGTTTATAAAAAAACAGGAGCATGGATACAATAATCAGGCCGCATACTTGAGTGTATATATTCATAAAATCATTCCTATGTGTAGTATTTAAACTGATTATAGCATTCATTTTATATGGAATTGCCTAAAACTCAGAAAGTTCAAAGAATGTTCAAAAAGTGACAAAAAACTATCGAAAAAATTTAATAATTTAGTGCGTTAAAGTGTTGACTCAAACTAGAAAAAAGGGGTAAAATTTCTATTAATATTTAATAAGATCAAAGCATAGATTTCATGGAGGCGGAAAATGGAAATCAGATTTGAAAAGCGTGAGCAATTAAAAGAAAAACCAGATTGGAACAACCTTGGATTTGGAAAGTATATGACAGACTACATGTTCGTCTGTGATTGGGATAGAGAGATAGGTTGGCACGACGCCAGAATTGTCCCAGAGGGACCAATTGAATTAGATCCAGCATGCATGACTCTCCATTATGCACAGGAGACATTTGAAGGTATGAAGGCATATCGTCGTGAAGATGGAAAGATTCAGCTTTTCAGACCTGAAATGAATGCAAAGAGAATGATCAATTCTAATGAAAGACTTTGCATGCCTGCATTCCCAGTTGAGGACTTTGTTGCAGCTGTTAAGGCCCTTGTTAAGACAGAGCAGGATTGGGTTCCATCTCAGAAGGATACATCCCTTTACATCAGACCATTTATGTTCGCTACAGAGGCTGCTCTTGGTGTTCATATGGCAAAATCATACAAATTTATGATTCTTTGTTGTCCAGTTGGCGCATATTATGCAACAGGGCTTGACCCAGTAAAGATTTTAGTAGAAAATGAATTAGTACGAGCAGTTGCAGGCGGTACTGGCTTTACAAAATGTGGTGGAAATTATGCGGGTTCTATCGCAGGTCAGGTAAAGGCAGAGAAGCTTGGCTATTCTCAGGTTCTTTGGCTGGATGGTAATGAGCGTAAGTACGTTGAGGAAGTTGGTACAATGAACATCATGTTCAAGATTGATGGAGAGATTTGGACAGCTCCAACAGTTGGTACTGTACTCCCAGGTGTTACTAGAGATTCTATGATCCATTTATTAAGAGATTGGGGATATAATGTTAGAGAGGAGCGCCTCGCAATTGATGATCTTATGAAGGCTGGTCACGATGGCAAGCTTGAGGAGGTCTTTGGTACAGGAACAGCAGCAGTTATTTCTCCAGTAGGCGAGCTCCGTTTTAAGGATGATGTTGTTGTAATAAATGGAGGTAAAACCGGAGAGCTTACACAGAAGCTATACGATACACTTACAGGTATCCAGTGGGGTAGGCTCGAGGACAAATATGGATGGACAACTCTAGTAGATTAAATTTTGAATTGGAAATCAATAATGATGATATGCAGTCATTACAGGACGTATTCTGCAAATCTAATGATATGTATATCATGTGTATTGGGAAAAATTTAGGACAAATCACATCCTTCTCAGGTACAAAGCCTGAGGAGGATTTTGTTGACTCTAATTTCTCTTCTGAGCTCAGAAGAGAAATCGTTGATTCTTTTGTGGATGGTTCCGCGGAAAACATCGTGGAAAGATACGGCACAAATGATTATCTTATGTACAGGGGCGTTGCTATCAGAGGTTCTGAAGGAGAGCTTATGGGGGCATGGCTTTGCTTTGGCGTTGATAGAACACAAGTCCCTATCGAAGTCAGATTGGATTCTTCGATTCGTCTTACAACGAAGGATTCCTTCGACAAATCAATTTCACTTATTGAAACTCTTACAAAGTATTATTTCGCAGAAAAATTCAAATCACATCTTTTGCGTCAAAAATTGATGAAAGAAAAAGATGTTGAGAATGAAATTACATATAAGCTAAAGAAAAATGAAATCATGACAGATATCCTTCGTTTGATGGAGTCAGAGAATTCATTTTCAAAGATATCCGAGGATATTCTCAAGGAATCAGGCAGATATTTAGACTGTACACACACAGCTTTGCTTCAGATTGATTCCAGCGGAATAGGTGTGGATATGATTTCTGAGTGGTGTGCAGAAAGCAGCAAGGCGTTGATTTCTCATTTCCAGGAGGTTCCTTTGGTGGAACTTCCATTTATGAATGGAAAGCCATACACCATTTCATCGGATGCTTCGCTTCCAGAAGCCTTCGAGATTTTCTTCATTAAATATGGAATTAAGGCAGCTATTTTCTTACCTATCAATGTTAATGATTCAGCTGCAATGTATTTATGCTTCTTCTCTATTGGAGAGGAGAGAAAGTGGAGTGTGGATGATTTGCGTTTTGCAAATGACATCAAGCGTATCATTCATACCGTTTTAGTGAAAAAGATTACTACCAATTCCTTGGCAAGCTCTTACAATGCTCTTGAAGCAATATTACAAAATGCTGGTTACGGAGTTG
It contains:
- a CDS encoding branched-chain amino acid aminotransferase is translated as MEIRFEKREQLKEKPDWNNLGFGKYMTDYMFVCDWDREIGWHDARIVPEGPIELDPACMTLHYAQETFEGMKAYRREDGKIQLFRPEMNAKRMINSNERLCMPAFPVEDFVAAVKALVKTEQDWVPSQKDTSLYIRPFMFATEAALGVHMAKSYKFMILCCPVGAYYATGLDPVKILVENELVRAVAGGTGFTKCGGNYAGSIAGQVKAEKLGYSQVLWLDGNERKYVEEVGTMNIMFKIDGEIWTAPTVGTVLPGVTRDSMIHLLRDWGYNVREERLAIDDLMKAGHDGKLEEVFGTGTAAVISPVGELRFKDDVVVINGGKTGELTQKLYDTLTGIQWGRLEDKYGWTTLVD
- a CDS encoding S66 family peptidase is translated as MRYPEFLKKNGTIGLVAPSFGCTFEPYKSCMDAAIDRFKGMGYSIVEGPNCRKDDGIGISSTPSNCGKELTEFYCSADNDMLISCGGGELMCETLDYVDFDAVKNAAPKWYMGYSDNTNFTFLLNTICDVASIYGPSIGAFGAEYLHQALLDSIKAFTGELDKVSGYDMFELDSLKDEEHPLVSYNLTEKKELKLFSGEAAVNRLPQFAGRITGGCLDCLANLVGTKYDKVAEFNKRNSDAGVIWFLEACDLNVMSIRRALWNLDRAGWFENAKGFIIGRPLAAWKEEMMGLDQYNAVTGILGKYNVPIVMDADVGHIAPAMPIISGAMATVGTDLGNITIEYNLK
- a CDS encoding MFS transporter, producing MKQLKPITNKLLWIFALGQFGWSLLSGVVSNWMVYYYTGTPSAQNPNTGLFASGITQNPILFKLTLFGLVLACGRIFDAITDPLIAGWSDGADYKGGRRIPFMRAMAVPFALCTIGLFVLPQTSNVVVNDIVLFVLLMVFYLFMTMFCTPYNALIAELGDTQQHRINVSTYISFTFIVGQSISFLLPNVAGALEGSFGQAGSIRMSVAIMAAIACIAMLIPAFYINERDYIESKPSETKPFSSLVKTFSNVQFRHFVYSDVIYFFALTLFQTGLAFYETQLMEIEDTWTFVLTATMTFISVCLYPAVNILAKKIGKKQLIIVGFFAYACVFLVTTFCGKGLQWGFIIAVAASIPMAILGILPQACVADVAELTRLETGEDRSGMFFAARTFAFKMGQAIAMVVFTSVTVAQTKASYRMTAGIAFVTCFIGACIFFTFNEKQILARIKELKGSEEI
- a CDS encoding flavin reductase is translated as MHTFQPYPINMLEWNPIQKLADDGIAIVAEADGKANATSSHNGGVGHIWGKHVVYAFLRNTRYTKELLDKSEYFSACFFDMNDKNNVQLMKVLDQLSGRNEDKLRLCHVDVEHAMNVPYIDDANFIILCRKIAAVPMTENTILDENILNTNYTERHLDDFHTMYIGEILDIRAR
- a CDS encoding AAA family ATPase; the encoded protein is MKSCKEMSELWGISERRVAAFCKEGSIPGAVKVGKQWQIPDEAKRPADKRIVTGEYIKSGTDTEKKPLPVGISDYIRAQSEYYYVDKTLLIKEFLDRKSFVSLFTRPRRFGKTLNMDMLRVFFEISDDDTRRYFTDKAIWQCGNEYRKHQGKYPVIFLTFKDVKYDSWEATFTKISGLLQEEFGRHSELINSDKLESYEKDYFKKVLSGKADEVELADSLQKLSKMLAAHYGKAPIIIIDEYDTPIQEGYSKEFYDEIIGFMRNFFSGAFKDNSNLSYGFLTGILRIAQESIFSGLNNLTVNSVMDNEYDEFFGFTESEVSQMLAYYGASDKKDEIQSWYDGYIFGNKEIYNPWSVINYLSKGCLPQAYWVNTGKNEVLEDVLKVATNDITEKLYSLLQGESVIARIDQNVVYRSLADDPANIYSLLLVAGYLKIPQKELQDDGAWLCQVSIPNREIAAVYKSEILSHLMQIGAMRRATANKIAESLFAQDTKKLQEGIEEYLKNSISFYDAGAEGFYHGLVLGLIALMDNQYRIRSNRESGEGRYDISMFPRENKYPGIIMELKWDKNLNDKELTALTSEALNQINEKDYDTELHDIGVKNIIKFGIAFSGKNVKIRME
- a CDS encoding EAL domain-containing protein, with product MNIYTQVCGLIIVSMLLFFYKRQPTMGLVSERRFIETLYAILACVILDIASCYFIVYGYRYNPMIITLVGKFYLQSLQVVSFFAFKYTVSDIVETKGSQAEIILDRIIKFCFVAGVLSTLYLPLYFYYDGIKLYSYGPAAILTYILATLYILSVALSAFLLRHHIKRQKIHALLIWMVIWSLAAIIQFIRPQYLIVSFAACIGALIMYFELENPQGAISRKTGHFSSAVIHDYFDFLYQNKKSFSLMMISFKTVGDAVNENKLLRQTIEKLSEFLFSIDTAKVFDTAEGYFLLVFDNTDFMESTKFKIATYFQSIEDNPDVADAITLLHPFYTIIPNCNVAEDADELQMLLTNFIPSSHDLLNKSEIVVNTETMTELRNHKLVEKMVISAMEEDRIEMHYQPIYNVSTGLFTGAEALVRIKLKDGTLVYPNDFIPVMEETGRIIPLSDSIYKKVLSFMKSYRIEKLGIEKIELNLSVKQGESPVFVSRFTELLEHYAISPLLINMEITETSSLISKENILNNMKKLEEKGISFSLDDFGSGSSNLNYIIDMPVSIVKLDKHLTDEYFKNTKARAIVKTVIDMAHSMDIKIIAEGIETEEELETMKTLGVDYIQGYYFTKPLPEHEFLKFLQSNNLK